The genome window TCCTAGGCAGCGGGATCGCGGGGCTCCTGCACATCCGGCTTGCCCGGGAGCTCGGCGCGGGCAAGATCCTCGCGACCGATGTCGTGGAATACCGGAAGCAGGCCGCTCGCCGCTCCGGAGCGGACGCCGTTATCGACGGCAGGGAGGATGTGCCCGCACGCGTGAAGGCGGAGAACCGCGGTCACCTCGCGGACCTCGTGATCACGTGTACGGGCGCTCCCGCGGCGATTGCCCAGGGTCTCGCGTCCGTGGACCGCGGCGGCCGGGTGCTCTTCTTCGCTCCGACGGATCCCGCGGCCACGATTGCCGTGCCCTTCAACGCGCTCTGGCGGGAGGAAGTGACCCTGACCTCATCGTATGGCGGCGCGCCTCAGGACATACGGGCCGCGATCGAGCTCCTGCGGCTCGAGAAGGTCCAGGTGGACGATCTCGTCACGCACCGCCTCCCGCTGGAGAAGGCGGGCGAAGGGTTTCGCCTCGTGGCCTCCGCCCAGGATTCCATCAAGGTCATCCTCCGGCCCTAAGGCCTCCGACTCGTGGGGCCGATCCGTCTCCCGCCGGTTCACGGGTGGCTTTGCGCTCCAACGTAGGGAGCCCGAACGGCCTTCGCGCGGCGGCGCAGGCCCGGTCCGAGGGGAATCGTTCCTGCCCCCAGGTTCGAGTTGGTGACGATGGCGAAGCTCGTGTACGCAGCGGCGGTGGCCGAGAAGATGCCGAAGTAGCCTCCCGCCGTCGTCGCCATCGTGCTGGGAAGCACGTCGCCCAGGCCCAGGAACACGAAGGCCAGCCACAGGAAGAGGAACGTCAGGTTCAGGGAGAGGTTCGCGAACATCGCGGGGATCCACATGTAGAAGGTGAAGATCCCGTAGAGCAGCAGGGCCGTCCCCACGGCGACCGCGGGCGGCGCGATCAGGCCCATCTTCTCTAGGAGGACGAGGCTTCCGAAGAAGAGCCAGAAGGCCCCGTAGCTACTGAAGGCCGTGAATCCGAAGGTGTTCCCCTTGCGCATCTCGAACACACCCGCCAGGAGTTGGCCCAGCCCCCCGTAGAACAGCGCCAGGGGGACAACGACGCCCACCGCGCTCGCGCCGAGCCATCCGGTGTTCACGAAGCTGAGAAGGAACGTCGTGAACGCGAAGCCGGCCAAGCCGAGGGGCGCGGGGTCTGCCAGGAGGGCTTTCTCGTTCAGACTCGTCGGCGAAGGCGCAGTCATTTGACTCATCCTGATCCACCTCGTTTCATCAGGTCCGCCGCATCCGTTGGCGGGCTCCGTCGGCCCGTTCAGCCCTTGCCGGGTAAGGAGCTATGGAAAATACCCTACGGGACGAGTGCGCGAGGCGCCCGGCCGCGAGCTGCGCGGGAATCCGCTCACGCTATATACTTTCTATGGATTGTGCTTGACCAGCCCTTATAAAAGAGGGCATCGCCTGGAACGATTCCGAACCGGGGTCGCGACCATGGTTGTGTCCAGTGCCACCATCGACAGCCTGCTCAAGGAAAAGGAACAGTATCCTCCGTCGGACGACTTCCGCCGCCGCGCCCTGGTCAAGGACGACGCCGTCTATGCGCAGGCGGCCAAGGACCCGGAGGGGTTCTGGGCCAGGCAGGCGGAACAGTACCACTGGATCCGGAAGTGGGACAAGGTCCTCGAATGGGACGCGCCGTTCGCGAAGTGGTTCGTCGGCGGGAAGATCAACGTCTCCGAGAACTGCCTGGACCGCCAGGTGCACTCGGAGCGGCGGAACAAGGCCGCGATCGTGTGGGAAGGCGAACCCGGCGACAAGAAGGTCTTCACGTACTACCAGCTGTGGCGCGAGGTGAACAAGTTCGCGAACGTCCTGAAGTCTCTAGGCGTGAAGCGCGGGGATCGGGTCACGATCTACATGCCCATGATCCCCGAGCTGCCCATCGCAATGCTCGCGTGCGCCCGGATCGGGGCGCCCCACAGCGTGATCTTCGGCGGCTTCAGCTCCAAGGCGATCCACGACCGTGCGTCGGACGCGGAGTCCGCGATCATCGTCACCGCGGACGCGGGGTACCGCCGCGGCAGCCTCGTCCCGCTCAAGAAGACCGTGGACGAGGGGATTGCGGACCTGCCCAGCGTGAAGCACGTGGTCGTATTCAAGCGCGCGACCGGCGATTGCGCGATGAAGGAGGGCCGCGACGTCTGGTGGCACGACCTCATGGCCCACGCAGACCCCTGGTGCGAGCCCGAGCCCATGGACGCCACGGACCCGCTCTTCGTCCTGTACACGTCGGGCACCACGGGCAAGCCCAAGGGGATCGTCCACTCCACGGGCGGCTACCTCGTCGGCGTCGCGGCGACCCAGCGGATGATCTTCGCCCTGCGCGAGGATGACTTCTACTGGTGCACGGCGGACATCGGCTGGGTCACGGGGCACTCGTACATCGTGTACGGCCCCCTGGCGAACGGCGCGACGTCCTTCATCTACGAGGGCGCCCCCGACTTCCCGAAGCAGGACCGCTGGTGGTCCCTCGTGGAGGACTACGGCGTCACGATCATGTACACGGCCCCGACCGCGATCCGCGCGTGCATGCGCTGGGGCGACGACTGGCCCAAGGCGCACGACCTGTCCACTCTGCGGCTCCTGGGGACCGTGGGCGAGCCCATCAACCCGGAGGCGTGGCGGTGGTACTACAGGAAGATCGGCGGCTCCCGCTGCCCCGTCGTGGACACGTGGTGGCAGACGGAGACGGGCATGATCCTGATCACGCCCCTCCCCGCGGTCGGGCCCCAGAAGCCTGGGTCGGCCACGTTCCCGTTCCCGGGCGTGAGCGCGGAGGTCGTCGACGAAACCGGACAGCGCGCGGGCGTGAACCGCGGCGGCTACCTCGTGATCACGAAGCCATGGCCCGCGATGCTCACGACGATCTACAAGGACCCGGAGCGGTACAAGGCCACGTACTGGTCCCAGATCAAGGGCAAGTACTTCACCGGGGACGGGGCGCGCGTGGACGAGGACGGCTACTTCTGGCTCATGGGTCGCATCGACGACGTGATCAACCTCGCGGGCCACCGGATCGGCACCATGGAGGTCGAGTCCGCCCTCGTGAGCCATCCCAAGGTCGCGGAGGCCGCGGTCGTTGGGAAGCCGGACCAGCTCAAGGGCCAGGTCCTCGTGGCCTACGTGGTCCTGAAGACGGGCCAGGAACGGTCCGAGGCGCTCAAGGACGAGCTCAAGAAGCACGTGCGTAAGGAGATCGGCCCCATCGCCGCCCCGGAGGCGATCTACATCACGGACAAGCTCCCGAAGACTCGCAGCGGGAAGATCATGCGGCGCGTGATCCGCGCCCTCGTGAGCGGCCAGGAGATCGGCGACACGACCACCCTGGAGGATCCCGGCGCCGTCGAGGAAGTCCGGAAGTGGCTCGCCGCCGTGGAGGGGAAGGCTCCTTAGGTCCGACGTGGCATTCGTCCGCGTGAGCCCGGAAGGTGATCCCGTGCAGAGCCCCGATTCGAGCGCGGCGCAGGACTGGCAGACGCGCTACGAGGAGAAGGTCCGCACCCCGGACGAGGCCGTGTCCGCGATCCAGAGTGGGGACCACATCTTCATCGGGTCGGGGGCCGCGGAACCCCAGCGGCTCGTCGAGGCCCTCGTGAAGCGCGCGAACGCGGTCTTCGGCACGGAGATCGTTCACATCATGACCCTGGGCATCGCGCCGTACGCGGAGCCCAAGTGGGGCGACAACTTCCGCCACAACGCCCTCTTCATCGGCCCCAACGTGCGGGAGGCGGTGGCCCAAGGGCGGGCGGACTACACGCCCATCTTCCTGGGCGAGATCCCGCGGCTCTTCGAGACGGGGCGCGTGCCCATCGACGTCGCTCTGATCCAGGTGAGCCCGCCCGACCGGCACGGATACTGCTCCTACGGCGTGAGCACGGACGTCGTGAAGCCGGCCACGGAGGCGGCGAACCTCGTGATCGCCGAGGTCAACCGGGAGATGCCCCGGACCCTCGGCGACTCGTTCCTCCACGTGGACGACATTGACTTCCTGATCCCGGTGGCCTACCCGATCCTGGAGACCCAGGTGGGCGTGGCCGACGAGATCGCACGGAACATCGGGAAGTACATCGCGAACCTCGTCGAGGACGGCTCCACGCTCCAGATGGGGATCGGCACGATCCCGGACAGCGTCCTGTACTACCTGCGGGACAAGAAGGACCTCGGGATTCACACGGAGATGTTCTCGGACGGGATGATGCACCTCGTCGAGCTCGGCGTGATCACGAACATGAAGAAAACGCTGCACAAGGGCAAGGTGGTCGCGGCCTTCTGCATGGGCTCCAGGGCGCTCTACGAGTTCGTGGACAACAACCCCTTCATCGAGTTCCATCCCGTGTCCTACACGAACGACCCGTTCGTCATTGCGCAAAACGACCGCATGGTCTCCATCAACTCCGCCCTCGAGGTGGACCTCACGGGCCAAGTGTGCGCGGACAGCCTCGGCGCCTACTTCTACTCGGGGATCGGCGGCCAGGTGGACTTCGTCCGCGGCGCGGCCCGCGCCAAGGGCGGCAAGCCGATCATCGCGCTCCCCTCCACCGCGGCGGACGGCACGATCTCCCGGATTACCGCGCAGCTCAAGCCCGGGGCCGGCGTGGTCACGAGCCGCGGGGACGTACACTACATCGTCACGGAGTGGGGCGTCGCGTACCTGCACGGCCGCACGATCCAGGAGCGTGCGCTTGCCCTGATCTCGATCGCCCACCCCAAGTTCCGCCCCGACCTCATCCGTCAGGCCAAGACATTCAAGTACATCGCGGACGACGTGCCCGAGATCTCCGAGATCGGCATGGTCTACCCGGAACGGTGGGAGATGACCCACACCTTCGAGGACGGCACGCGGGTCTTCTTCCGCCCCATCAAGATGACGGACGAGGAGATGATGAAGGACCTGTTCTACCGGCTCTCCGAGCAGACGATCTACCACCGGTTCTTTCGCTCCCTGAAGTCCATGCCCCACCGCGACCTCGTGCACTTCGTCCACATCGACTACACGAACGAGATGGGGATCGTGGGCATCGTCCAGGATCCCGACAAGACGGAGCGCGAGGAGATTATCTGCATCGGGCGGTACTACCTGAACCGTTCCACGAACGTGGCCGAGGTCTCGTACCTGGTCCGGGACGACTACCAGAAGCGCGGCATCGGATCGTACCTGGTGAAGTACCTCGCCCGGATCGCGAGGGAGAATGGGATTGCGGGCTTCGAGGCGGAGATCCTGCCGGACAACCCCCCCGCGATGAAGGTCCTCCACAAGCTCGGTTTCCCGGTCGAGACGATCGCGTCCTCGGGGAACTATCAGCTTCGCGTGCGCTTCGAGCGGCCCGCGCCCACGGCGAAGAGCTGAGGCTCACCGTCACCCGCGGCGTCGCCGGGTCTTCCGTGGCCTAGCGATTCGTCGCTTCTTCGTGGGCTTCGTGGCTCGGTGGAAGACGTCGAGCCAGAGCCCATCCACCACGGGAACGAAGGCGTAGTGCCACCGCCCACCATGGAACGGTCCGTGTTTCACGAGGTAGCCCTCCTCCTTCAGGCTCGCGAGGGCCGCGTCCAAGTCATCGACCTCGAAACCCAGGTGGTCCAACGTGTCGCCCTCGCGGAACGGACCCTCCACGGGACCCTGCTCGGGGTACCAGTTCAGCTCAAGCCAGTGCTTCCCATCGCGGCTCAGGAGGTTCGCGAACTCCCCTTGCGTCCACTTCGGCTTCACGCGCCCCCGGAGCTTCATGCCCATGACCCGGGTGAAGAAGTCGATGGCTCGGTCGAGGTCCCGCACGCGGATGCCCGTATAGGCGAACGCGGACTTCATGGCCCGCGGGACGTGGCGCAAGCGGCTTAGACTTTCCGTCGTCCCCTCACGGGTCCGTCCAGTGGGCCAGGCGCGAGGCGAGGAGGGCGAGGGCCACCGCGAACCCGATCAGGTAGGCCCAGCCGAACACGAGTTCCGTGCCTGTGAGCGGCACGGCCAGGAGGCCCGCGTAGTTCTTGGACAGCTGGGCCGCTTGCGTCGTGGGGATGAGGAGGGCGAGAGGCTGCAGAAAGACCGGGAGCCGGTCCAACGGGTAGTAGACCGGCGGTAGGAACCCGAGGAGGAGCCCGAGCAGCTGCGGCAGAGAGTTCGCCCGCCGCGTGTTCTTCGTGCTCGCGCCCAGGACGAAGCCCAGCAGGAGCATGGCGATCCAGGTCACGAGGGCCACGAGCGCTACCGCCAGGATGCCCAGGATGCCCGCCGACGTCTCCAGGAGCAGGAGCGTCATCGCGATGACGAGCGCGGGCAGGGAGACGAGCAGGGTGCTCACGCTCAACCCGATCGCGTACGAGACGGGCGAGACCCGCGAGGCGACGAAGATGTCCTGGAAGCGGAACCAGTGTTTGTTGAAGTAGACGGACTGAGCGGAGCCGATGCCCGCGAACGCAAGGCTCAGGACGATGGCCCCGACCACGGACTGGAGGAACGCCTGTTGGCCCGCGTTGAATACGAAGATGAAGAGGACGGGGAGGAACGAGATCAGGCTCAGGAGGATCATGAGCATGGGGTCGCGGAGGAGCGGCAGGGAATCGAACAGGCCGATGTAGACGGCCTCACGCGCTCTCATCATCGATGTTCCCTCCCACCATGGCGATGAACGCGTCCTCGAGGGTCGGCGGCTTGAATGTGACCCGCTTCCCGTCCTGAATCCCTCGCTGCACGATCTGCACGATCTCCTGATCCGAGTTCGGGCTGAGGACCTGCCGCTCGCCGCCGTTGTTGAGCGCCTCGATGATCACCTGCATGCCGTGTCCGGCGTGGGCCTTGGCCGCCTCGACGCTGCCGAGGAAGACCGTCCGGCCCTTGTCCACGATCGCGAGACGGTCCGAGAGCCGCTCCGCCTCGTCCATGTAGTGCGTCGTCAGGAGGACGGTCACGCCCTGTCTCGTCATGCGGCGGACCATGGCCCATACCTGCCGCCGCCCGAGCGGATCGAGACCAATCGTGGGCTCGTCGAGGAACAGGAGCTCGGGGTCCGTCGTCAGAGCGATCGCGACCATCACGCGCTGCCGCAGGCCGCCGCTCAGGTCCGCGGTGAGCTTGTCCTTGTGCTCCCAGAGGTCGAACTCCTCCATGATCGCTCGCGTCCGGCGCCGGGCCTCGGCGCGCGGAATCCCGCGGATCATCGACATGAGGTAGATGTGGTCGTAGGCGGAGAGCATCATCTGGGGGCGCGCCTCCTGGGGGACCACGGAGATCTTCTCGCGGATCGCGCGGGCCTCCTTCGTCACATCATGTCCTAGCACCGTGGCGTGCCCGGTCGTGGGACGCAGCTGGGTCGCCAGGATGCGAAGCAGCGTGGTCTTGCCGGCCCCGTTGCGGCCGAGAAGGCAGAAGACTTCGCCCTTCGGAACCTCGAAGGAGACGCCCTCGAGGGCCTGCGTGCCTCCCGGGTACGTCTTGCCGAGGGCCTGCACCTCGATGACTGCCATCCCCCGTTCGATGTGGCACCCGGTACTTGAGCGTTCTGAGCCTTTGTGGCCGATACGTTCCACTCGCAGGGAGGACGTCGCTCGGCGTCCGGGCGCGATCGTCCACAATGTACTTACCGTGCAGGGTTCGTCGGGGGCCGTGGACGGTACCGCGAAACCGGCCGGACCGGCCGAGGAGACCGCCCGGGCGAAGTGGTCCCGCGGTCGCAAGATCTTCGCGGTGATCGGGGCGCTCATCTTGGTCTTCGTCGGCGTCTACGTGGCGTACGGGTACCTGAACGGCCTCCCTCCCCAGGTGCTGTCCGTCCTAGGTCGAGGGCAGGCCTACCTGGACGTGGCCTTCATGACGGTCTACACGCCGTCCATCCCGGGCGCCACCGACTTCAATGTCACCGCGATGGTCACCTTCGCCAACGGATGGCAGTTCCCGTTCGCGTGGGGGAATGTGAGCGGTACCTCGCTGCCCGTCCGGTTCGTCCTGAGTCCCAGCGACGTCTTCCGGACCGGTCCGTCGGACGGGTTCGTGTACGGGGAGGCCGTCAGCGGGACGACCCGCATCGGGGTCGTAGGCCCTCACCCGCCCGGCGCGTTCGTGTCGTTGTGGTTCATGACCTACTCCGTCCGGCAGCTGACGGCCTGGCAGGGGTTCACCCAGGCCACGTGGCTCGAGGTGGACTACGCCCTGGCGCCCGTTTCGCTCGACTTTGGCGAACCCCTTCCCGTGGCCAACGTGAGCGCACCTGTCGCGTCCGATCTCATCCCGGCGGGCATCACGGACGACCTGAACCTAAGCGTGCAACCGGGCTACGTCTTGCCGCTGGACCACGACATCTACAACGCGTCGTCTCCGTGGCCCACCTTTCACCACGCGCTGCCCGCGGTCACCTTCCGCGCAGGCAGCGTGGGCAACTTCACCGCGTCGCTGACGTCCTCGTTCCAATGGGCGAAGGGGGACAACTACCGCGTCGAGATGACGTTCTCTGGAGCCTTGCACGGGTATCTGACCTGGTATTGGGACGCACGGTTCGGCTCGTTGTACGCCGTGTTCTCTCCCTAGGACCGCAGTTTGATTTCGGTTCGTCGCCTTTCGTTTTGGGACGACCCAAAATCGCCGGAATACGTGCCAAAGGCTTATGGTCCCGTCGTGAATCCAGTCGGCTCGTGGACCGCCTCGCATACGACGTGGTCGTGGTCGGCGGCGGCGGCGCGGGGCTGCGCGCGGCGATCGCCGCGGCGGAAGCCGAGCCGAAGCTGACTATTGGGTTGCTCTCCAAGGTGTATCCGATGCGGAGCCACACGGTTTCCGCGGAAGGCGGCA of Thermoplasmata archaeon contains these proteins:
- a CDS encoding acetate uptake transporter: MSQMTAPSPTSLNEKALLADPAPLGLAGFAFTTFLLSFVNTGWLGASAVGVVVPLALFYGGLGQLLAGVFEMRKGNTFGFTAFSSYGAFWLFFGSLVLLEKMGLIAPPAVAVGTALLLYGIFTFYMWIPAMFANLSLNLTFLFLWLAFVFLGLGDVLPSTMATTAGGYFGIFSATAAAYTSFAIVTNSNLGAGTIPLGPGLRRRAKAVRAPYVGAQSHP
- a CDS encoding alcohol dehydrogenase catalytic domain-containing protein; its protein translation is MRAAMYYSNSDVRLVDLPKPTIGAGEALVKVRASGICGSDVMEWYRKPKAPLVLGHEIAAEVVEVGAGVRRVKVGDRVFVSHHVPCGECRYCKAGHETVCDTLRTTNFDPGGFTEFVRVPKINMDRGMYKLPSEVSDDRAVFIEPLACVARGQRLVGVPNGGTVLVLGSGIAGLLHIRLARELGAGKILATDVVEYRKQAARRSGADAVIDGREDVPARVKAENRGHLADLVITCTGAPAAIAQGLASVDRGGRVLFFAPTDPAATIAVPFNALWREEVTLTSSYGGAPQDIRAAIELLRLEKVQVDDLVTHRLPLEKAGEGFRLVASAQDSIKVILRP
- a CDS encoding GNAT family N-acetyltransferase encodes the protein MQSPDSSAAQDWQTRYEEKVRTPDEAVSAIQSGDHIFIGSGAAEPQRLVEALVKRANAVFGTEIVHIMTLGIAPYAEPKWGDNFRHNALFIGPNVREAVAQGRADYTPIFLGEIPRLFETGRVPIDVALIQVSPPDRHGYCSYGVSTDVVKPATEAANLVIAEVNREMPRTLGDSFLHVDDIDFLIPVAYPILETQVGVADEIARNIGKYIANLVEDGSTLQMGIGTIPDSVLYYLRDKKDLGIHTEMFSDGMMHLVELGVITNMKKTLHKGKVVAAFCMGSRALYEFVDNNPFIEFHPVSYTNDPFVIAQNDRMVSINSALEVDLTGQVCADSLGAYFYSGIGGQVDFVRGAARAKGGKPIIALPSTAADGTISRITAQLKPGAGVVTSRGDVHYIVTEWGVAYLHGRTIQERALALISIAHPKFRPDLIRQAKTFKYIADDVPEISEIGMVYPERWEMTHTFEDGTRVFFRPIKMTDEEMMKDLFYRLSEQTIYHRFFRSLKSMPHRDLVHFVHIDYTNEMGIVGIVQDPDKTEREEIICIGRYYLNRSTNVAEVSYLVRDDYQKRGIGSYLVKYLARIARENGIAGFEAEILPDNPPAMKVLHKLGFPVETIASSGNYQLRVRFERPAPTAKS
- a CDS encoding ABC transporter permease; the protein is MMRAREAVYIGLFDSLPLLRDPMLMILLSLISFLPVLFIFVFNAGQQAFLQSVVGAIVLSLAFAGIGSAQSVYFNKHWFRFQDIFVASRVSPVSYAIGLSVSTLLVSLPALVIAMTLLLLETSAGILGILAVALVALVTWIAMLLLGFVLGASTKNTRRANSLPQLLGLLLGFLPPVYYPLDRLPVFLQPLALLIPTTQAAQLSKNYAGLLAVPLTGTELVFGWAYLIGFAVALALLASRLAHWTDP
- the acs gene encoding acetate--CoA ligase is translated as MVVSSATIDSLLKEKEQYPPSDDFRRRALVKDDAVYAQAAKDPEGFWARQAEQYHWIRKWDKVLEWDAPFAKWFVGGKINVSENCLDRQVHSERRNKAAIVWEGEPGDKKVFTYYQLWREVNKFANVLKSLGVKRGDRVTIYMPMIPELPIAMLACARIGAPHSVIFGGFSSKAIHDRASDAESAIIVTADAGYRRGSLVPLKKTVDEGIADLPSVKHVVVFKRATGDCAMKEGRDVWWHDLMAHADPWCEPEPMDATDPLFVLYTSGTTGKPKGIVHSTGGYLVGVAATQRMIFALREDDFYWCTADIGWVTGHSYIVYGPLANGATSFIYEGAPDFPKQDRWWSLVEDYGVTIMYTAPTAIRACMRWGDDWPKAHDLSTLRLLGTVGEPINPEAWRWYYRKIGGSRCPVVDTWWQTETGMILITPLPAVGPQKPGSATFPFPGVSAEVVDETGQRAGVNRGGYLVITKPWPAMLTTIYKDPERYKATYWSQIKGKYFTGDGARVDEDGYFWLMGRIDDVINLAGHRIGTMEVESALVSHPKVAEAAVVGKPDQLKGQVLVAYVVLKTGQERSEALKDELKKHVRKEIGPIAAPEAIYITDKLPKTRSGKIMRRVIRALVSGQEIGDTTTLEDPGAVEEVRKWLAAVEGKAP
- a CDS encoding VOC family protein, which gives rise to MKSAFAYTGIRVRDLDRAIDFFTRVMGMKLRGRVKPKWTQGEFANLLSRDGKHWLELNWYPEQGPVEGPFREGDTLDHLGFEVDDLDAALASLKEEGYLVKHGPFHGGRWHYAFVPVVDGLWLDVFHRATKPTKKRRIARPRKTRRRRG
- a CDS encoding ABC transporter ATP-binding protein; translated protein: MAVIEVQALGKTYPGGTQALEGVSFEVPKGEVFCLLGRNGAGKTTLLRILATQLRPTTGHATVLGHDVTKEARAIREKISVVPQEARPQMMLSAYDHIYLMSMIRGIPRAEARRRTRAIMEEFDLWEHKDKLTADLSGGLRQRVMVAIALTTDPELLFLDEPTIGLDPLGRRQVWAMVRRMTRQGVTVLLTTHYMDEAERLSDRLAIVDKGRTVFLGSVEAAKAHAGHGMQVIIEALNNGGERQVLSPNSDQEIVQIVQRGIQDGKRVTFKPPTLEDAFIAMVGGNIDDESA